In Companilactobacillus allii, one genomic interval encodes:
- a CDS encoding siphovirus Gp157 family protein — translation MATIYELTGKYLELVDHEEDLDPTLFHDTLDSITGATEDKANGYAMVDLELSKDEEGLKDEAQRLLKRAKNINTNRKVLRQSLQEAMEAMGMDIIKTDNFTISIRKNPPSVNINDESKIPAYLTKVVYSVDKKEVGNRLKKGEDIPGAELLRKRSLRIK, via the coding sequence ATGGCAACAATATATGAGTTGACCGGTAAGTACTTAGAATTAGTTGATCATGAAGAGGATTTAGACCCAACATTATTTCACGATACTTTGGATTCAATAACTGGTGCTACGGAAGATAAGGCAAATGGCTATGCGATGGTCGATTTAGAACTTTCAAAAGATGAAGAAGGTTTAAAAGATGAGGCGCAAAGGTTGCTTAAACGTGCCAAGAATATTAATACCAATAGAAAAGTATTAAGACAGTCACTTCAAGAGGCAATGGAGGCAATGGGGATGGACATTATCAAAACTGATAATTTTACGATTTCTATTAGGAAAAATCCTCCGTCAGTAAATATCAATGATGAAAGTAAAATACCTGCGTATCTAACTAAGGTCGTATACAGCGTTGATAAAAAAGAAGTTGGCAATAGATTAAAGAAAGGTGAAGACATTCCAGGCGCTGAATTATTGCGAAAACGGTCTTTGAGAATAAAATAA
- a CDS encoding phage antirepressor: protein MNNITNFDFKGNNVRTVVIDNEPYFVGKDVADILGYSNSRDVINKHVDDEDKLMSQIATAGQKRNQTVINESGLYSLILSSKLSTAKEFKRWVTSEVLPTIRKHGAYLTNDAIEQTLTNPDFIIKLATQLKSEREGRLIAEQQVNELQPKATYYDQVLQNPSLVTITVIAKDYGMSGQELNNLLRDLKIQFKQGKTWLLYAKYQTTGWTHSNTTMVKRKDGTEKAVLNTKWTQKGRLGLYALLKKHDIYPMIERLSNVAG, encoded by the coding sequence ATGAACAACATAACTAATTTTGATTTTAAAGGTAACAATGTACGAACAGTCGTAATTGATAATGAACCATATTTTGTGGGGAAAGATGTAGCGGATATTTTAGGATATTCAAATAGTAGAGATGTAATTAATAAACATGTTGATGATGAGGATAAGCTCATGTCGCAAATCGCGACGGCAGGTCAAAAAAGAAATCAGACAGTTATCAACGAGTCAGGATTATATAGCCTAATTCTTTCTAGCAAATTATCAACTGCTAAAGAATTCAAGCGTTGGGTAACCTCAGAGGTTTTACCAACTATTCGCAAGCACGGCGCATATCTAACCAATGATGCGATTGAACAGACATTAACTAATCCAGATTTCATCATTAAATTGGCTACACAATTGAAGTCAGAACGTGAGGGGAGATTAATAGCCGAGCAACAAGTTAATGAGCTGCAACCAAAGGCGACTTATTACGATCAAGTATTACAAAATCCTTCATTAGTAACTATTACGGTTATTGCTAAGGATTATGGAATGAGTGGACAAGAATTAAACAATTTACTTCGTGACTTGAAGATTCAGTTCAAGCAAGGCAAGACTTGGCTACTATATGCGAAGTATCAAACGACCGGCTGGACACACTCAAATACGACTATGGTCAAGCGTAAAGATGGAACAGAGAAAGCAGTACTAAATACTAAATGGACTCAAAAAGGACGCTTAGGATTATATGCATTGCTTAAGAAGCACGATATCTATCCGATGATTGAGAGATTATCCAATGTCGCAGGTTAA
- a CDS encoding transcriptional regulator has translation MPEQQFMEYAHQIESSIKTKLFERHMTQRELSGIIDENPVLVNKAIKGDTSPKSQRIREKIGRVLNI, from the coding sequence ATGCCAGAACAACAATTTATGGAATATGCACATCAAATTGAAAGCTCTATTAAAACAAAGCTATTTGAAAGACATATGACACAACGAGAACTATCAGGGATTATTGATGAAAATCCAGTTCTTGTTAACAAAGCTATCAAAGGAGATACATCACCAAAATCTCAACGAATTCGTGAAAAAATTGGAAGAGTTCTAAATATATAG
- a CDS encoding helix-turn-helix domain-containing protein, with amino-acid sequence MTTFERIKNLSKEKGFSLKQVAEKSGMSSNAIYRYNQGVKPKYDSLKAIAKTLNVSVEYLTGETSTTSKPTKVDIDDDDVIMTFEGRPIPPEDLELMKRLLRGGRNDK; translated from the coding sequence ATGACAACATTCGAAAGAATAAAAAACTTGTCAAAAGAAAAAGGGTTTAGTCTAAAACAAGTTGCAGAAAAATCTGGAATGAGTTCAAATGCTATATATAGATATAATCAGGGGGTTAAACCTAAATATGACAGTTTGAAAGCAATTGCTAAAACACTGAATGTTTCTGTTGAATACCTAACTGGAGAGACATCAACAACCAGTAAACCCACAAAAGTTGATATTGATGATGACGATGTAATTATGACCTTTGAAGGTCGCCCCATCCCACCTGAAGACCTAGAGTTAATGAAGCGCCTTTTGCGAGGTGGTAGAAATGATAAATGA
- a CDS encoding ImmA/IrrE family metallo-endopeptidase, which yields MINEITSSLMNLAFDNHISVIMEDKFSPYTPAAVDTKTKIIVINNNWHIQNQIPFQLAHEIGHVLNGDGFKACLYFSPAKNGIEGHANKTAIHLLVPLYFENIEYTYANAVRFMEAFNIPLYLENTVITEIKTYYS from the coding sequence ATGATAAATGAAATAACGTCATCGTTAATGAATTTGGCATTTGATAATCATATATCAGTAATTATGGAAGATAAGTTTTCGCCATATACCCCAGCTGCTGTCGATACCAAAACTAAAATTATTGTTATCAATAACAATTGGCATATTCAAAATCAAATACCTTTTCAGCTTGCGCATGAAATTGGACATGTATTAAATGGTGATGGATTTAAAGCATGTTTATATTTCTCACCAGCTAAAAATGGTATTGAAGGACATGCAAATAAAACTGCTATTCACTTATTAGTCCCATTATATTTCGAAAATATTGAATACACATATGCAAATGCAGTAAGGTTCATGGAGGCATTTAACATACCACTTTATTTAGAAAACACTGTCATTACTGAAATTAAAACTTACTATAGTTAA
- a CDS encoding site-specific integrase → MSSITKYKLKNGKSFYRVQYTVGYDPLTGKPQRKQKRGFKTQREAKLWSARATVDIDNHGFTENKDITYKEVYDDFIESYKKTVKESTLNHVLGIFRIHILPIFGKKKIKKITIPMCQKVVNDWSENFADYKKIKNYANLVFKMARRLSIIYENPMDLIIMPKDKPEMHKSGDEKFWDKEELQTFLEQTVKYYGNRNEKAIALFRLIAFTGARKAEILALQVADFDYDEKTLLINKTVTRDIDNKQVIGTPKTINGYRTLYLDQYTADLLHNWIIRMRKEMLILGYNTSSRSQWIFPNESNNTLSLMKPNKWIDTVISSYNANKDNKTKLKRITPHGLRHTFVTIAIESKKLTLKQIQEQVGDSDISVIMNIYAHVTKKASKETIDSFTSYVGF, encoded by the coding sequence ATGAGTTCTATTACAAAATACAAATTAAAAAACGGAAAATCGTTCTATCGCGTTCAATACACCGTTGGTTATGATCCATTAACCGGAAAGCCACAAAGGAAACAAAAACGTGGCTTTAAAACTCAACGTGAAGCCAAATTGTGGTCTGCGAGAGCTACCGTAGATATTGACAACCATGGATTTACCGAAAATAAGGATATAACCTATAAAGAGGTTTACGATGATTTTATAGAATCGTACAAAAAGACAGTAAAAGAAAGTACTTTGAATCATGTTTTAGGGATTTTCAGAATACATATCTTACCTATCTTCGGCAAAAAGAAGATAAAAAAAATAACCATCCCTATGTGTCAAAAGGTGGTTAACGATTGGTCTGAAAATTTTGCTGATTATAAAAAGATAAAAAACTATGCCAATTTAGTTTTTAAAATGGCTAGACGCTTGAGTATTATCTATGAAAACCCCATGGATCTAATCATTATGCCAAAAGATAAGCCGGAAATGCACAAATCTGGTGATGAAAAGTTTTGGGATAAAGAAGAGCTGCAGACATTTTTAGAACAAACTGTTAAATACTATGGCAATCGAAATGAAAAAGCTATCGCCCTATTTAGATTGATAGCTTTTACAGGTGCGCGAAAGGCCGAAATATTAGCTTTACAGGTTGCTGACTTCGATTATGATGAGAAGACACTACTAATAAATAAAACCGTTACAAGGGACATTGATAACAAACAAGTGATAGGCACACCTAAAACAATCAATGGTTATCGTACATTGTATTTAGATCAATACACAGCAGACCTACTACATAATTGGATAATACGAATGCGAAAAGAAATGCTTATCCTTGGATATAATACTTCTTCGCGAAGTCAATGGATATTTCCTAACGAAAGTAACAATACCCTTTCATTAATGAAGCCAAATAAGTGGATAGACACGGTAATTAGTTCTTACAATGCTAACAAAGATAATAAGACTAAGTTAAAGCGTATTACACCACACGGATTACGTCACACATTTGTAACCATCGCCATCGAGTCAAAGAAGTTAACTTTGAAACAAATTCAAGAACAAGTTGGTGATAGTGATATAAGTGTGATAATGAACATTTACGCACACGTTACTAAAAAAGCGTCAAAAGAAACTATTGATAGTTTTACAAGTTACGTTGGCTTTTAA
- a CDS encoding VOC family protein: MKRGIELDMVVSDAMKTAKTFGKIFNLKILEVQSTLKDNDTVLVDMEGMHIHFLSKNEDVGFVVPVSAPETMWINVVVEDIKKTRDSALDMGLKLAIPITKEPYEGLYYMLLKDEDNYQWMVYQEDNN, from the coding sequence ATGAAGAGGGGAATTGAGTTAGACATGGTAGTTTCTGATGCTATGAAAACTGCCAAAACGTTTGGAAAGATTTTTAATTTAAAAATCTTGGAAGTTCAAAGTACGTTGAAGGACAATGATACAGTTTTGGTTGATATGGAAGGTATGCATATTCATTTTCTCAGTAAAAATGAGGATGTGGGTTTTGTCGTTCCAGTAAGTGCACCAGAAACTATGTGGATCAATGTAGTTGTTGAAGATATAAAGAAAACAAGGGATTCAGCACTAGATATGGGATTAAAATTAGCTATTCCTATAACTAAAGAGCCATATGAGGGGTTGTATTATATGCTTTTAAAAGATGAGGACAATTATCAATGGATGGTTTATCAAGAAGATAATAATTAG
- a CDS encoding DUF5945 family protein, whose protein sequence is MEVNNMKKYSVSMDKKKHLFTVVEKSNKSISACGKSIEEAVNKLIKKSA, encoded by the coding sequence GTGGAGGTAAACAATATGAAAAAATATTCTGTTTCAATGGATAAAAAGAAACACCTGTTTACCGTCGTAGAGAAAAGTAACAAAAGTATTTCTGCATGCGGTAAATCGATCGAAGAGGCCGTTAATAAATTAATTAAGAAAAGTGCATAG
- a CDS encoding oleate hydratase: MYRSNGNYEAFARPMKPEGVDNKSAYIVGSGLAGLAAATFLVRDGQMKGEKIHVLEELALPGGSMDGIWNEQKGYIIRGGREMEPHFETLWDLFRSIPSLENPDISILDEFYWLNKKDPSYSSGRAIQDQGKAIDVPDKLTLTPKAIQELLDLVLTPEKDLDDKRIDEVFTDEFFKSNFWLYWSTMFAFEPWASAMEMRRYLMRFVHHIDSLPNLSSLRFTKYNQYESLILPIIKFLESKGVNFQYNTHVENIEVDTSNGDKVAKKIDMTVDGKDDSVDLTENDLVFVTNGSITESTTYGDQKHPAPTEHELGDSWKLWENLAKQDSSFGHPDKFCKNIPDANWVISGTITLTDDSATPYIEKISKKDPHSGSIVTSGPVSIKDSSWLYGYSISRQPHFKAQKPNELVVWVYGLFSDKPGDFVNKKITDCSGEELCEEWLYHIGVPTDKIKDIAENHASTIPAHMPYITSYFMPRKVGDRPLVVPNGSKNLAFIGNFSETDRDTVFTTEYSVRTAMEAVYTLLDVDRGVPEVFASAFDTRVLMRAVYYLNDQKGLKDIKLPFKERMVEKQLLEKIHGTYIEELMKEAKLL, translated from the coding sequence ATGTATAGAAGTAATGGTAATTACGAAGCATTTGCACGTCCAATGAAGCCAGAAGGTGTTGACAACAAGTCAGCATATATTGTTGGGTCTGGGTTAGCTGGTTTGGCTGCCGCAACATTTTTGGTTCGTGATGGTCAAATGAAAGGTGAAAAAATCCATGTTCTTGAAGAATTAGCACTTCCTGGTGGAAGTATGGATGGAATCTGGAATGAGCAAAAAGGTTATATTATCCGTGGTGGTAGAGAAATGGAACCACATTTTGAAACACTATGGGATTTGTTTAGATCAATTCCATCACTCGAAAATCCTGATATATCAATTTTGGATGAATTTTATTGGTTGAATAAGAAAGATCCTAGTTATTCAAGTGGTAGAGCTATTCAAGACCAAGGTAAAGCAATTGATGTACCTGACAAATTGACTTTGACACCAAAGGCTATTCAAGAGTTATTAGATTTAGTTTTAACACCTGAAAAGGATCTTGATGATAAGAGAATTGATGAAGTATTTACTGATGAATTCTTCAAGTCAAATTTCTGGTTATATTGGTCAACGATGTTTGCATTTGAACCATGGGCTAGTGCAATGGAAATGAGACGTTATTTGATGAGATTCGTTCACCATATCGACTCATTACCAAATCTCTCATCATTGAGATTTACAAAATATAATCAATATGAATCTTTGATTTTACCAATTATCAAGTTTTTGGAGAGTAAAGGAGTTAACTTCCAATACAATACACATGTTGAAAATATTGAAGTAGATACTTCAAATGGAGACAAAGTAGCCAAAAAGATTGATATGACAGTTGATGGCAAAGATGATTCAGTTGATTTAACTGAAAATGACTTAGTCTTTGTTACAAATGGTTCAATCACTGAAAGTACAACTTATGGTGATCAGAAACATCCAGCACCTACAGAACATGAATTAGGTGACAGTTGGAAGCTTTGGGAAAACTTGGCTAAACAAGATTCATCTTTTGGACATCCAGACAAGTTCTGTAAGAACATTCCAGATGCAAACTGGGTAATTTCAGGTACCATAACTTTAACAGATGATTCAGCAACTCCATACATTGAAAAAATAAGTAAAAAAGATCCACACAGTGGCTCAATCGTAACTAGCGGACCTGTAAGTATTAAGGATTCTAGCTGGTTGTATGGATACTCAATTAGTAGACAACCACACTTTAAGGCTCAAAAACCAAATGAATTGGTTGTTTGGGTATATGGATTATTCTCAGATAAACCAGGTGACTTCGTAAATAAGAAAATCACTGATTGTTCTGGTGAGGAATTATGTGAGGAATGGTTATATCACATTGGTGTTCCTACTGATAAGATCAAAGATATCGCAGAAAATCATGCAAGTACTATCCCAGCACATATGCCATATATAACTTCATATTTCATGCCAAGAAAAGTTGGAGATCGTCCATTGGTAGTTCCTAATGGATCAAAGAATTTGGCATTTATCGGTAATTTTTCAGAAACAGATCGTGATACTGTATTTACAACTGAATATTCAGTTCGTACAGCTATGGAAGCTGTATACACATTATTAGATGTTGATCGTGGTGTTCCAGAAGTGTTCGCTTCAGCATTTGATACACGTGTATTGATGAGAGCTGTATATTATCTAAATGATCAAAAAGGATTGAAAGATATTAAACTTCCATTTAAGGAACGTATGGTGGAGAAACAACTTCTTGAAAAGATTCATGGAACATATATTGAAGAATTAATGAAGGAAGCTAAGCTTTTATAG
- a CDS encoding aldo/keto reductase produces MYKLNDGQIIPEIGFGTYQLNGNKGAQSIVSAINNGYRMIDTAYNYENEGAVGEAIGRTSIPRTELTVTSKLPGRYYKQDKAIEAIQESLYRAHLDYFDLYLLHWPNPKRDMYVEAWDALIQAKKFGLVKSIGVCNFLPEHLDRLERETGVVPAINQIELHPYFNQEDMRSYDVEHGIVTMDWSPLGRASSVLKDPVLMKLAEKYGKSVGQIILRWEHQIDTLPIPKSSNPSRQMDNIDIFNFNISDDDINKINSLTKVDGRVKNQDPAEYEEF; encoded by the coding sequence ATGTATAAATTAAATGATGGTCAAATTATCCCTGAAATTGGGTTTGGTACATATCAACTCAATGGTAATAAAGGTGCACAAAGTATTGTATCGGCAATTAATAATGGATACCGTATGATCGATACAGCTTATAATTATGAAAACGAAGGTGCCGTTGGTGAAGCAATTGGTAGAACTTCTATTCCAAGAACTGAATTAACCGTTACATCAAAATTACCAGGACGTTACTATAAGCAAGACAAGGCTATTGAAGCTATTCAAGAATCATTGTATAGAGCACATCTTGATTACTTTGATCTATATTTATTGCACTGGCCTAATCCAAAACGTGATATGTACGTTGAAGCTTGGGATGCATTGATTCAGGCTAAAAAGTTTGGATTAGTTAAATCAATCGGTGTATGTAACTTCTTACCAGAACATCTCGATAGATTAGAAAGAGAAACTGGGGTTGTTCCAGCAATTAATCAAATTGAATTACATCCATATTTTAATCAAGAAGATATGCGTAGTTATGATGTAGAACATGGTATTGTAACTATGGATTGGAGTCCACTAGGGCGTGCAAGTTCTGTTTTGAAAGATCCAGTATTGATGAAATTGGCTGAAAAATATGGAAAGTCAGTTGGTCAAATTATTTTGAGATGGGAACATCAAATTGATACTTTACCAATTCCTAAGTCATCTAATCCATCTAGACAAATGGATAATATTGATATTTTTAATTTCAATATTTCAGATGACGATATTAATAAAATAAATTCTTTAACAAAAGTAGATGGTCGTGTAAAAAATCAAGATCCTGCTGAATATGAAGAATTCTAG
- a CDS encoding serine hydrolase domain-containing protein yields the protein MKRKFRYILACLAIFLSIPMFQPILISADDTTKDNVPIDNSTNNDESFDATSFKNQVNTLLNEKKFSGTILVMRNGKVLYETSRGYSNYAKGKLNTENTSYEIDSIQKSFTAAMIMKQVELGKLSLDDKLSKFYPNIPGSKKITIQQMLDMKSGLLMPTQIGPSQVMSDDNILKNDITKLHFSSAYYNKWFYSPINYNLLSGILEKTTGKSYRYMFTKTYIDKLHLKHTIFAYDKSSHIDKAAGYSNIDPLSAKADYRNAFRTNKYYTYDELGTGQVYMSAEDLYKAEQYIVAGKMLTKKSQKQLHKSGSHSMYGGGFYNDKNNKFANGWGYGFQDVIHISDNGKNAVVALENYQRISVDIKPVVVQIYNMLNN from the coding sequence ATGAAAAGAAAGTTCCGATATATACTTGCTTGTTTAGCAATTTTTTTATCAATACCAATGTTTCAGCCAATTTTAATAAGTGCAGATGATACTACTAAAGATAATGTACCAATTGATAATAGTACCAATAATGACGAAAGCTTTGATGCCACATCGTTTAAGAACCAAGTAAATACATTATTAAATGAAAAAAAGTTTTCAGGGACTATTTTAGTTATGCGAAATGGGAAAGTATTATATGAAACTAGTCGTGGGTATTCAAATTATGCTAAGGGGAAATTAAATACTGAAAATACATCATATGAGATTGACTCAATTCAAAAGTCATTTACAGCAGCAATGATAATGAAACAGGTTGAATTGGGCAAACTATCACTTGATGACAAGCTATCCAAGTTCTATCCGAATATTCCTGGCAGTAAAAAGATAACTATCCAACAAATGCTTGATATGAAATCTGGATTATTGATGCCAACACAGATTGGTCCCAGTCAAGTTATGTCAGACGATAATATCTTAAAAAATGATATTACAAAATTACACTTTTCTAGCGCTTATTATAATAAATGGTTCTATTCTCCGATTAATTATAATTTGTTAAGTGGGATTCTTGAAAAAACCACTGGTAAGTCATATAGATATATGTTTACCAAAACTTATATTGATAAATTACATCTAAAACATACAATTTTTGCTTATGATAAATCTTCACATATTGATAAAGCAGCTGGGTACAGTAATATTGATCCATTATCCGCAAAAGCAGATTATCGTAATGCATTTAGAACTAATAAATATTACACTTACGATGAATTAGGTACTGGTCAAGTTTATATGAGTGCTGAAGATCTGTATAAAGCTGAACAATATATAGTTGCAGGTAAGATGTTGACTAAGAAATCGCAAAAGCAGTTACATAAATCTGGAAGTCATAGTATGTATGGCGGAGGATTTTATAATGATAAGAACAATAAATTTGCGAATGGCTGGGGATATGGGTTCCAAGATGTTATCCATATTTCCGATAATGGTAAAAATGCAGTCGTTGCATTAGAGAATTACCAACGTATATCAGTTGATATTAAGCCAGTTGTTGTTCAAATATACAATATGTTAAATAATTAA
- a CDS encoding LemA family protein → MSTIIIVVVVIVLAFIYAGLYNNLVRYRNRAREFSSQIGVQLKRRTDLIPNLVETVKGYASHEKETLSKVVELRNNVTNAGSLQEKVDADNQLTGVLRQVFALSESYPDLKANQEFGRLMEELSNTENKVSYARQAYNSQVQLYDTAIETFPRNIIAKIHGFKRMDFLQIPEAETEVPKVKF, encoded by the coding sequence ATGTCCACAATAATTATTGTCGTTGTTGTTATAGTGCTAGCTTTTATTTATGCCGGCTTATATAACAATCTAGTAAGATACCGTAATCGTGCACGTGAATTCAGTTCACAAATTGGCGTGCAATTAAAACGTCGTACTGACTTAATTCCTAACTTAGTTGAAACAGTTAAGGGATATGCAAGTCATGAAAAGGAAACACTTTCTAAAGTAGTCGAATTAAGAAACAATGTCACAAATGCTGGCTCGCTACAAGAAAAGGTTGATGCCGATAATCAACTTACTGGAGTATTAAGACAAGTATTTGCACTTTCAGAAAGTTATCCAGATTTGAAAGCTAATCAAGAATTCGGAAGATTAATGGAAGAATTATCTAATACAGAAAATAAAGTTTCATATGCTCGTCAAGCATATAACAGCCAAGTTCAGTTATATGATACAGCAATAGAAACATTCCCAAGAAATATCATTGCAAAAATTCACGGATTTAAACGTATGGACTTCTTACAAATTCCTGAAGCAGAAACAGAAGTACCTAAGGTTAAATTCTAG
- the htpX gene encoding zinc metalloprotease HtpX has protein sequence MIYQQIDRNKRKTYLIFTVFFIILAGIGSFIGDFFMDNIWGGLIITLIVALVYTLITYFQSTNIVMQMNGAKKVNSAEEAPDLWHIVEDLTMVADIPFPDIYIIKDDSPNAFATGRDPDHAAVAVTSGLYKMMNREELEGVLAHEISHVKNYDIRVSTISIALSSAIIFLSYLIGNAYRFVLPFNDDRDRNSGGGSWVAIRAVLWLIGIVFLILGPFIASIVQLAISRNREYLADVSGAELTRNPQGLINALEKLKDSTKPMKKVDEASASLYIDDPLKKKHFTHMFDTHPPLDDRIAALKKSFM, from the coding sequence ATGATATACCAGCAAATCGATAGAAACAAACGTAAGACTTATTTAATTTTCACTGTTTTCTTCATTATTTTAGCCGGTATTGGAAGTTTTATTGGGGACTTTTTTATGGACAATATTTGGGGTGGATTAATAATCACTCTGATTGTTGCATTGGTTTATACGCTGATAACCTATTTTCAATCGACTAATATTGTGATGCAAATGAATGGAGCCAAGAAGGTCAATTCAGCAGAAGAAGCACCTGATCTATGGCATATCGTTGAAGACTTAACAATGGTCGCAGATATACCCTTTCCAGATATTTATATCATAAAAGATGACTCTCCAAACGCTTTTGCTACTGGTCGTGATCCTGATCACGCAGCCGTTGCCGTTACAAGTGGACTGTATAAAATGATGAATCGTGAGGAACTTGAAGGTGTTTTGGCCCACGAAATATCACATGTTAAAAACTATGATATCCGTGTTTCAACCATCTCTATTGCCCTTTCATCCGCCATAATATTCTTGAGTTATTTAATTGGTAATGCCTATCGTTTTGTTCTGCCATTCAATGATGATCGTGATAGAAATTCTGGAGGTGGATCTTGGGTTGCCATTAGAGCTGTTCTTTGGTTAATTGGAATTGTATTCCTGATACTGGGTCCATTTATAGCCAGTATTGTACAACTCGCTATTTCTAGAAATCGTGAATATTTAGCTGATGTCTCCGGAGCTGAATTAACTCGTAATCCTCAAGGATTAATTAATGCTCTAGAAAAATTAAAAGATAGCACAAAACCAATGAAAAAAGTTGATGAGGCAAGTGCCTCACTTTATATTGATGATCCACTAAAGAAAAAACATTTTACCCATATGTTTGATACTCATCCACCTTTGGATGATCGAATTGCAGCATTAAAGAAATCATTTATGTAG
- a CDS encoding DNA/RNA non-specific endonuclease, which yields MYMLLLILLGVIVLFTTFMTKPKKRIHHRLVSLGLLLVVVGGSGVYESYQGNTSTGDNPRQSVKTTTDSSTDLSKLNYQSDQEIEVNNNKPTFTSSDLNINNGAWQSFTNLDNLNRAVRADALLNKGLMPTAKREPLYVNPTGWHNKKLKSGWLYNRSHLIGYQLSGQNNNPKNLMTGTRSLNSPEMLKHENDIAYYLKQDPNNYIRYRVQPIYRGNELVARGVQMMAESMDSQGSADGQVSFNVYIFNIESGVTINYSDGTSVVNNN from the coding sequence ATGTATATGCTTTTACTGATCCTACTTGGGGTCATTGTATTATTCACCACGTTTATGACGAAACCTAAAAAAAGGATTCATCATAGATTAGTTTCATTAGGATTATTGTTAGTCGTTGTTGGTGGATCAGGAGTCTACGAAAGTTATCAAGGGAACACCTCAACTGGGGATAACCCAAGACAAAGTGTTAAGACAACTACTGATTCATCGACTGATCTTTCCAAGTTAAATTACCAAAGTGATCAAGAAATCGAAGTTAACAATAACAAACCTACCTTTACTAGTTCGGATTTGAATATCAATAATGGTGCATGGCAAAGTTTCACCAATCTTGATAACTTGAACAGAGCAGTAAGAGCAGATGCACTATTGAATAAGGGCTTGATGCCAACAGCAAAACGTGAGCCACTTTACGTTAATCCTACGGGATGGCACAACAAGAAATTAAAGTCAGGCTGGTTATATAATCGTTCTCACTTAATTGGCTACCAATTAAGTGGTCAAAATAACAATCCCAAGAATTTAATGACTGGTACACGTTCATTAAACTCTCCGGAAATGTTAAAACATGAGAATGATATAGCCTACTACCTTAAGCAAGATCCTAATAACTATATTAGATATCGAGTTCAACCAATCTATCGTGGCAATGAATTAGTTGCCAGAGGTGTACAAATGATGGCTGAATCTATGGATAGTCAAGGAAGTGCTGATGGCCAAGTCTCATTCAATGTGTATATATTTAACATCGAAAGCGGCGTAACAATTAATTATTCTGATGGTACTAGTGTAGTCAATAACAATTAA